A genome region from Triticum aestivum cultivar Chinese Spring chromosome 2B, IWGSC CS RefSeq v2.1, whole genome shotgun sequence includes the following:
- the LOC100682454 gene encoding phosphoinositide phospholipase C 2 isoform X2, whose amino-acid sequence MGTYKCCLVFKRRYRWTDAPPPDDVRALFAVHSGGAATMGADGLRRYLESSDPDAADDAEGEADRLLDQIRLQGHQHQRAGPRLPRLGRGQLLGLDDFHRFLFSADLNPPVRRPQVHHDMSQPLSHYYVYTGHNSYLTGNQLSSDCSDVPIIKALQRGVRVIELDMWPNSAKDDISILHGRTLTTPVSLLKCLKSIKEYAFAASPYPVIITLEDHLTPELQDKVAKMVLEVFGTILYYPEEEHPKELPSPESLKGRVLLSTKPPKEYLEAKDGGAAKDGDAEQNPGKGTDDDAAWGTEVPDFKTEIQSAKEDDASENRRDGDEDDDDEDEQKMQQHLAPQYKRLITIRAGKPKGGTTSDALKCDPNKVRRLSLSEQQLAKAVVNHGTEIVRFTQRNLLRIYPKGTRVTSSNYNPFIGWVHGAQMVAFNMQGYGRALWLMHGFYKANGGCGYVKKPDFLMQSEPEVFDPKKPQPVKKTLKVKVYMGDGWRMDFKQTHFDQYSPPDFYARVGIAGVPADSVMKKTKAVEDNWVPVWGEEFSFDLTVPELALLRVEAHEYDMSEKDDFAGQTVLPVSELQPGIRAVALFDRKGNKLPNVKLLMRFEFV is encoded by the exons ATGGGCACCTACAAGTGCTGCCTCGTCTTCAAGCGCCGGTACCGCTGGACGgacgcgccgccgccggacgaCGTGCGGGCGCTCTTCGCCGTGCACTCCGGCGGGGCAGCCACCATGGGCGCCGACGGCCTGCGCCGCTACCTCGAGTCCTCCGACCCCGACGCCGCCGACGACGCCGAGGGCGAGGCGGACCGCCTGCTGGACCAGATCCGCCTGCAGGGACACCAGCACCAGCGCGCcggcccgcgcctcccgcgcctcgGCCGCGGCCAGCTGCTCGGCCTCGACGACTTCCACCGCTTCCTCTTCTCCGCCGACCTCAACCCGCCCGTCCGCCGGCCCCAGGTCCACCACGACATGTCCCAGCCCCTCTCCCACTACTACGTCTACACGGGCCACAACTCGTACCTCACCGGCAACCAGCTCAGCAGCGACTGCAGCGACGTCCCCATCATCAAGGCCCTGCAGCGCGGCGTCCGGGTCATCGAGCTCGACATGTGGCCCAACTCCGCCAAGGACGACATCAGCATCCTCCATGGCAG GACTTTGACCACCCCGGTTTCGCTGCTGAAATGCTTGAAATCCATCAAAGAATATGCTTTCGCCGCGTCTCCCTACCCGGTTATCATCACACTCGAAGACCACCTTACACCCGAGCTGCAGGACAAAGTTGCCAAG ATGGTCCTTGAAGTGTTTGGCACCATACTGTACTACCCTGAAGAAGAACATCCCAAAGAGCTCCCTTCACCTGAGTCCCTCAAGGGTCGCGTGCTCCTATCAACAAAGCCCCCAAAGGAGTACCTTGAAGCCAAGGATGGTGGTGCCGCGAAAGACGGTGATGCGGAGCAGAATCCTGGCAAAGGAACTGACGATGATGCGGCTTGGGGAACAGAAGTCCCAGATTTCAAGACTGAAATCCAATCTGCTAAA GAAGATGATGCCTCAGAGAACCGTAGAgacggcgatgaggacgacgacgatgaggacgaACAGAAAATGCAACAGCATCTAGCTCCACAGTATAAGCGCCTTATTACTATAAGAGCAGGAAAGCCAAAGGGGGGTACTACGTCTGATGCCTTGAAGTGTGACCCGAACAAAGTTAGGCGGCTCAGTTTGAGCGAGCAACAGCTTGCCAAAGCTGTAGTTAATCATGGCACCGAAATAGTGAG GTTTACACAGAGGAATCTACTGAGGATATACCCAAAGGGCACTCGGGTTACTTCATCCAACTACAATCCATTTATTGGTTGGGTGCATGGTGCTCAGATGGTAGCCTTCAATATGCAG GGATATGGAAGAGCTCTTTGGTTAATGCATGGATTTTATAAAGCCAATGGTGGCTGTGGCTACGTGAAGAAACCGGATTTCTTGATGCAGTCCGAGCCGGAAGTTTTCGATCCAAAAAAGCCTCAGCCTGTTAAGAAAACCTTGAAG GTGAAAGTGTACATGGGAGATGGTTGGCGGATGGACTTCAAGCAGACTCACTTTGACCAATATTCTCCTCCAGATTTTTACGCACGG GTCGGGATCGCCGGCGTCCCGGCGGACTCGGTGATGAAGAAGACCAAGGCGGTGGAGGACAACTGGGTGCCGGTGTGGGGGGAGGAGTTCTCGTTCGACCTGACGGTGCCGGAGCTGGCGCTGCTGCGGGTGGAGGCGCACGAGTACGACATGTCGGAGAAGGACGACTTTGCGGGGCAGACGGTGCTGCCGGTGTCGGAGCTTCAGCCCGGGATCCGCGCGGTGGCGCTGTTCGACCGCAAGGGGAACAAGCTCCCCAACGTCAAGCTCCTCATGCGCTTTGAGTTTGTGTGA
- the LOC100682454 gene encoding phosphoinositide phospholipase C 2 isoform X1, whose protein sequence is MGTYKCCLVFKRRYRWTDAPPPDDVRALFAVHSGGAATMGADGLRRYLESSDPDAADDAEGEADRLLDQIRLQGHQHQRAGPRLPRLGRGQLLGLDDFHRFLFSADLNPPVRRPQVHHDMSQPLSHYYVYTGHNSYLTGNQLSSDCSDVPIIKALQRGVRVIELDMWPNSAKDDISILHGRTLTTPVSLLKCLKSIKEYAFAASPYPVIITLEDHLTPELQDKVAKMVLEVFGTILYYPEEEHPKELPSPESLKGRVLLSTKPPKEYLEAKDGGAAKDGDAEQNPGKGTDDDAAWGTEVPDFKTEIQSAKQEDDASENRRDGDEDDDDEDEQKMQQHLAPQYKRLITIRAGKPKGGTTSDALKCDPNKVRRLSLSEQQLAKAVVNHGTEIVRFTQRNLLRIYPKGTRVTSSNYNPFIGWVHGAQMVAFNMQGYGRALWLMHGFYKANGGCGYVKKPDFLMQSEPEVFDPKKPQPVKKTLKVKVYMGDGWRMDFKQTHFDQYSPPDFYARVGIAGVPADSVMKKTKAVEDNWVPVWGEEFSFDLTVPELALLRVEAHEYDMSEKDDFAGQTVLPVSELQPGIRAVALFDRKGNKLPNVKLLMRFEFV, encoded by the exons ATGGGCACCTACAAGTGCTGCCTCGTCTTCAAGCGCCGGTACCGCTGGACGgacgcgccgccgccggacgaCGTGCGGGCGCTCTTCGCCGTGCACTCCGGCGGGGCAGCCACCATGGGCGCCGACGGCCTGCGCCGCTACCTCGAGTCCTCCGACCCCGACGCCGCCGACGACGCCGAGGGCGAGGCGGACCGCCTGCTGGACCAGATCCGCCTGCAGGGACACCAGCACCAGCGCGCcggcccgcgcctcccgcgcctcgGCCGCGGCCAGCTGCTCGGCCTCGACGACTTCCACCGCTTCCTCTTCTCCGCCGACCTCAACCCGCCCGTCCGCCGGCCCCAGGTCCACCACGACATGTCCCAGCCCCTCTCCCACTACTACGTCTACACGGGCCACAACTCGTACCTCACCGGCAACCAGCTCAGCAGCGACTGCAGCGACGTCCCCATCATCAAGGCCCTGCAGCGCGGCGTCCGGGTCATCGAGCTCGACATGTGGCCCAACTCCGCCAAGGACGACATCAGCATCCTCCATGGCAG GACTTTGACCACCCCGGTTTCGCTGCTGAAATGCTTGAAATCCATCAAAGAATATGCTTTCGCCGCGTCTCCCTACCCGGTTATCATCACACTCGAAGACCACCTTACACCCGAGCTGCAGGACAAAGTTGCCAAG ATGGTCCTTGAAGTGTTTGGCACCATACTGTACTACCCTGAAGAAGAACATCCCAAAGAGCTCCCTTCACCTGAGTCCCTCAAGGGTCGCGTGCTCCTATCAACAAAGCCCCCAAAGGAGTACCTTGAAGCCAAGGATGGTGGTGCCGCGAAAGACGGTGATGCGGAGCAGAATCCTGGCAAAGGAACTGACGATGATGCGGCTTGGGGAACAGAAGTCCCAGATTTCAAGACTGAAATCCAATCTGCTAAA CAGGAAGATGATGCCTCAGAGAACCGTAGAgacggcgatgaggacgacgacgatgaggacgaACAGAAAATGCAACAGCATCTAGCTCCACAGTATAAGCGCCTTATTACTATAAGAGCAGGAAAGCCAAAGGGGGGTACTACGTCTGATGCCTTGAAGTGTGACCCGAACAAAGTTAGGCGGCTCAGTTTGAGCGAGCAACAGCTTGCCAAAGCTGTAGTTAATCATGGCACCGAAATAGTGAG GTTTACACAGAGGAATCTACTGAGGATATACCCAAAGGGCACTCGGGTTACTTCATCCAACTACAATCCATTTATTGGTTGGGTGCATGGTGCTCAGATGGTAGCCTTCAATATGCAG GGATATGGAAGAGCTCTTTGGTTAATGCATGGATTTTATAAAGCCAATGGTGGCTGTGGCTACGTGAAGAAACCGGATTTCTTGATGCAGTCCGAGCCGGAAGTTTTCGATCCAAAAAAGCCTCAGCCTGTTAAGAAAACCTTGAAG GTGAAAGTGTACATGGGAGATGGTTGGCGGATGGACTTCAAGCAGACTCACTTTGACCAATATTCTCCTCCAGATTTTTACGCACGG GTCGGGATCGCCGGCGTCCCGGCGGACTCGGTGATGAAGAAGACCAAGGCGGTGGAGGACAACTGGGTGCCGGTGTGGGGGGAGGAGTTCTCGTTCGACCTGACGGTGCCGGAGCTGGCGCTGCTGCGGGTGGAGGCGCACGAGTACGACATGTCGGAGAAGGACGACTTTGCGGGGCAGACGGTGCTGCCGGTGTCGGAGCTTCAGCCCGGGATCCGCGCGGTGGCGCTGTTCGACCGCAAGGGGAACAAGCTCCCCAACGTCAAGCTCCTCATGCGCTTTGAGTTTGTGTGA